The genomic window AGAGCGTGTGCAACAACACATCCCCGGCGACGGCCCCGGCCACACTCCCGCGGGGCACGCTGAGCTCCGCCGACAGCGACCACACTCCGCAACTCGGCGTGGTCAAACCACACGCCACGGCAGCTCGCGCACACGTCGAGCGTCAGGCGTCCATGCTGCCGTCGCGCGAGCGTCTGGTCGCACACCGGACGGGCCAGCTCGTTCTTGCGGCCACACACCTCGCACCGCGGCGCGTCGCGGTCGAGCGGGGTGTGACATCCGTGGCACGGTGGCTTTGGCGCAGATCGTCGCGGCGGAATGAGCCGCCACAGCTCGGCGAGGAGGTGCCGCGTGAGCTGCTGCACTTCACCGCGCTCGAACCGGACACCGCCACACCGCGAGGCAGTGATCGAGCGTGAGCCCGCCGCTACGCCCATTGAGCTGTACCTTCTCCATCACACGCCAAAGGCAGACCGGACAAGGAAAGCGCGCCTCCACCGGGCGACGAGGTGTCGCTGACACCACCGGCACATCAGCCATCGGTGAGCCGTCGCGGCGCGTCGGACGGAGTCGCTGGCAGCTGCCCGACGTGGATGGTGTAGTAGATCACGCCGTCCTCGGTAAAGTCGATATCGGCGGCCTCGCGTCGCACCATCGCGTCGAGCCGCTCCCTGCACCTGCGCCGCGGGCAGGGCGAGCGCGACGACCACGTCGTTCACGGTCAAGCGACCGTTGTGCTGCCGGGCGAGGCGTTGCAGCTCGGACTCGATGGTCTGGTCCCGCAACTGGTCGATGCGCTCGCGCGAGGTGCGCGTGCCACGCAGCAGGTTGAAGCCCACGACCGCGGGGAGGACCGCGGTCAACAAGACGACGAACAGCGCCGTGGGCGAAAGTAAGACCAGCCCCGACGCGCAGGAAACCCAGCAACATGAAGCCGGCGATCACGAGCAATGCGATGCCACCGAACCTGCGCCCGGACATGGATTCTCCCTCGGTTGCGTCAGCAGATCCTATCGCCCCCATCGGTTATCGGCACCGCGCCTTGGCGCTGAAACGATCGGGGACCGCCGTCAGGCACGAGGGGACCCGCCCGCGTGACGGCGGGCGACTGCCGCGTCCCTC from Gemmatimonadota bacterium includes these protein-coding regions:
- a CDS encoding zf-TFIIB domain-containing protein encodes the protein MQQLTRHLLAELWRLIPPRRSAPKPPCHGCHTPLDRDAPRCEVCGRKNELARPVCDQTLARRQHGRLTLDVCASCRGVWFDHAELRSVVAVGGAQRAPRECGRGRRRGCVVAHALLGT